The proteins below are encoded in one region of Maribacter aestuarii:
- the murQ gene encoding N-acetylmuramic acid 6-phosphate etherase, whose amino-acid sequence MDYKKITETPSNYDGLEHMDTNAILVNMNKEDKKIADAVEKMIPQISKLVDELSKKFQNGGRLFYIGAGTSGRLGILDASEIPPTFGMPHERVVGLIAGGDSAIRKAVENAEDDTVQAWLDLKEHNINTTDVVVGIAASGTTPYVIGGLKDAKKNGILTACITNNPGSPIAKVADIPIEVNVGPEFVTGSTRMKSGTSQKLVLNMISTALMIKIGRVKGNKMVNMQLTNDKLVDRGTRYIAEGLGVDYIEAERLLKKYGSVKKALDAEADNTIQ is encoded by the coding sequence ATGGATTATAAAAAAATAACGGAAACACCTTCCAATTATGATGGCTTGGAACACATGGATACCAATGCAATATTGGTAAATATGAACAAGGAGGACAAAAAGATTGCCGATGCGGTAGAAAAGATGATTCCACAGATTTCCAAATTGGTAGATGAATTGAGTAAAAAGTTTCAAAATGGAGGTCGGTTATTCTACATAGGTGCGGGAACCAGTGGTCGTTTGGGTATTTTGGATGCCTCCGAGATTCCACCCACGTTTGGCATGCCCCATGAAAGGGTAGTCGGACTCATTGCGGGTGGTGATTCAGCAATCAGGAAGGCTGTTGAAAATGCTGAAGACGATACCGTACAAGCATGGCTGGATTTAAAGGAGCACAACATAAATACTACGGACGTCGTCGTTGGCATTGCTGCTTCAGGAACAACGCCCTACGTTATTGGAGGGCTTAAAGACGCGAAAAAGAACGGGATTTTAACGGCTTGTATTACCAACAACCCTGGATCGCCCATTGCTAAAGTTGCTGACATTCCTATTGAGGTAAATGTGGGACCAGAATTTGTTACCGGGAGTACGCGCATGAAAAGTGGTACCTCTCAAAAATTGGTATTGAACATGATTTCTACGGCGCTCATGATTAAGATTGGCCGGGTCAAAGGAAATAAAATGGTAAACATGCAACTTACCAATGATAAATTGGTTGACCGTGGAACTCGTTACATAGCTGAGGGTCTGGGAGTAGACTATATTGAAGCCGAACGATTACTTAAAAAATACGGTTCGGTAAAAAAAGCCCTGGACGCAGAGGCGGATAATACTATTCAGTAA
- a CDS encoding MFS transporter, producing MIQKNKWAWAWVPTLYFAQGLPYALVVTVSVIMYKRLGFSNADLGLYTSLLYLPWVIKPLWSPFVDLKSTKRNWFLAMQLLASIALLAIGLSLPTNIFFVTSLACFWMVAFASATNDIATDGYYMIGLTEDRQSFFVGMRSVFYKLANVTGQGLLVVLAGFLENKYSDNTKAWSYTMICAGSIMLLMTLSNFIITPKFESSSEIVLQKPKGFWEVFVSFFKKPGMGMAITFILFFRLGESQLVKMASPFLLDPTSVGGLGYSTSEVGTIYGTIGVIFLTIGGILGGILISKHGLKKWMLPMLISLNAPNALYALLAITGTTEAWAVTGTVIVEQFGYGFGIAGFMVYLIYIAEGKSKTSHYALATGFMALGMMLPGLISGFMQEWLGYDGFFIWVVLAALPAFILLRYISYPPDFGKAKEKDEQSV from the coding sequence ATGATACAAAAAAACAAGTGGGCTTGGGCATGGGTCCCCACACTTTATTTTGCCCAAGGTTTACCTTATGCACTGGTGGTTACCGTTTCTGTAATCATGTACAAACGACTTGGGTTCAGTAATGCAGATTTGGGTCTCTATACCAGCTTATTGTATCTCCCTTGGGTGATTAAACCGCTGTGGAGTCCGTTCGTTGATTTAAAAAGCACCAAACGCAATTGGTTTTTAGCAATGCAACTTTTAGCCTCGATCGCCCTTTTGGCCATAGGTCTTTCGCTGCCTACTAATATTTTCTTTGTTACCAGCTTGGCCTGTTTTTGGATGGTAGCTTTTGCCTCGGCGACCAACGACATTGCCACAGATGGTTATTACATGATTGGCTTAACCGAAGACAGACAGTCTTTCTTCGTTGGAATGCGAAGCGTTTTTTACAAATTGGCGAATGTCACGGGACAAGGTTTACTGGTGGTACTGGCGGGTTTTTTAGAAAACAAATACAGTGATAATACAAAAGCATGGTCGTATACCATGATTTGTGCAGGCTCAATAATGTTGCTTATGACGCTCTCCAACTTTATAATTACCCCAAAATTTGAAAGCTCATCTGAGATTGTCCTTCAAAAGCCAAAGGGTTTCTGGGAAGTTTTCGTTTCCTTTTTCAAAAAGCCCGGTATGGGAATGGCAATAACCTTTATACTATTCTTTAGGTTGGGTGAATCACAATTAGTAAAAATGGCCTCTCCCTTCCTGTTAGACCCGACCTCGGTAGGAGGCCTTGGATATAGCACCTCTGAAGTAGGTACGATTTACGGGACTATAGGAGTTATCTTTTTAACCATAGGAGGAATACTTGGTGGGATTTTAATATCAAAACATGGATTAAAAAAATGGATGTTGCCTATGCTAATTTCCCTCAATGCACCCAATGCTCTTTATGCCTTATTGGCAATTACGGGAACCACAGAAGCTTGGGCGGTTACCGGAACTGTAATTGTGGAGCAATTTGGCTATGGTTTTGGAATAGCGGGTTTTATGGTCTACTTAATCTATATTGCTGAAGGAAAATCCAAAACCTCCCATTATGCGCTCGCAACCGGTTTTATGGCACTGGGGATGATGTTACCAGGGCTAATCAGTGGTTTTATGCAAGAATGGTTGGGCTATGATGGCTTTTTCATATGGGTCGTACTAGCTGCACTACCAGCATTTATTTTACTTCGATATATTTCTTATCCCCCAGATTTCGGAAAAGCAAAAGAGAAAGATGAGCAAAGTGTTTGA
- a CDS encoding PQQ-dependent sugar dehydrogenase, producing the protein MKKSAFCFYLFVVMLNFSCGQEAENKVTTPENIPFNAELFVDNLQIPWGFVFLPDGAMLITEKSGEIIHFKDNNKTKISNVPEVYNRGQGGLLDIELHPDYEKNGWIYISYASEEGEGKGGHTAVMRAKLDGNALINNELLYKATPNTTKGQHFGSRIIFDNDGYLYFSIGERGARDVNPQDITRDGGKIYRMYDDGRIPDDNPFVNKEGAKTAIYSYGHRNPQGLAKHPTTGELWDNEHGPRGGDEINIIQKGANYGWPLVTYGINYSGTPITEKTEMEGTVQPIYYWVPSIAPSGMAFVTTDKYADWKGSVLVGSLAFQYLERLQMDGEKVILREKLLNKGRVRDVKEGPDGLIYVAVEGKGIYKLIPKS; encoded by the coding sequence ATGAAAAAAAGTGCATTTTGCTTTTATTTATTCGTTGTAATGCTTAATTTTTCTTGTGGTCAAGAGGCTGAAAACAAAGTCACTACCCCTGAAAATATTCCCTTCAACGCCGAGCTGTTCGTCGATAACCTACAGATACCGTGGGGTTTTGTTTTCCTTCCGGATGGAGCTATGCTCATAACTGAAAAATCCGGTGAAATAATCCATTTTAAAGACAATAATAAGACCAAAATTTCGAATGTTCCTGAAGTTTATAACAGAGGCCAAGGAGGGCTGTTAGATATTGAACTGCACCCAGATTATGAAAAGAACGGATGGATTTATATTTCTTATGCCTCGGAAGAAGGTGAAGGCAAAGGTGGACACACGGCAGTTATGCGTGCCAAACTTGATGGTAACGCGTTGATAAATAACGAACTACTCTATAAAGCAACACCCAATACCACCAAAGGACAGCACTTTGGATCTAGAATAATATTTGATAATGATGGTTACCTTTATTTCTCCATAGGGGAACGTGGTGCTCGCGACGTAAATCCACAAGATATTACAAGGGATGGTGGAAAAATCTATCGAATGTACGATGATGGGCGTATTCCTGATGACAATCCTTTCGTGAATAAGGAGGGGGCTAAAACCGCTATTTACAGTTACGGACACCGTAACCCTCAAGGATTGGCGAAACACCCTACTACGGGAGAACTTTGGGATAACGAACATGGGCCAAGAGGTGGAGACGAAATAAATATTATCCAAAAAGGCGCTAACTATGGCTGGCCACTGGTTACTTATGGAATAAATTATAGCGGTACACCGATAACGGAAAAAACCGAGATGGAAGGTACGGTACAACCCATTTATTATTGGGTACCTTCTATCGCTCCAAGCGGAATGGCATTCGTTACTACGGACAAATATGCGGATTGGAAGGGAAGTGTATTAGTTGGGTCGTTGGCATTTCAATATTTGGAACGGTTACAAATGGATGGCGAAAAGGTAATCCTGAGAGAAAAGTTACTTAATAAAGGAAGAGTGCGTGATGTAAAAGAAGGTCCAGACGGATTAATTTATGTTGCGGTCGAAGGAAAAGGTATTTATAAATTGATACCTAAAAGCTAG
- a CDS encoding DeoR/GlpR family DNA-binding transcription regulator, producing MLKEERQQTILSEVELHNRILLTDIAETLDVSIDTIRRDVKELDAENKLRKVHGGAISLGFTTNSARNANIYALDDKVTIAKKATTMLKDGAVIFIDGGTTCLELARIIPEKLQLTCFTISLPVAMELSNKPNVKVISIGGQIAKEAQIAIGANAIHNLSEIKVDYSFIGTGYVDALYGLTEFDWDIVQIKKAVIKASKKTVLLSISEKLNSQHRYKTCDISSINTMITELDPDDSILIPFKNNDVTIL from the coding sequence ATGCTGAAAGAAGAGCGTCAACAAACTATACTTAGCGAAGTTGAACTACATAATAGGATACTGCTGACGGACATCGCGGAAACTCTTGATGTTTCCATCGATACGATTAGAAGGGATGTTAAGGAATTAGATGCAGAAAACAAATTACGAAAGGTACATGGGGGTGCTATTTCTCTTGGTTTCACTACGAACAGTGCACGAAACGCCAATATCTATGCTCTAGATGACAAGGTGACGATTGCCAAAAAGGCAACGACAATGCTAAAGGACGGAGCGGTCATTTTCATTGATGGTGGAACAACTTGTTTGGAATTAGCTCGCATAATTCCTGAAAAACTGCAACTTACTTGTTTTACCATAAGTCTGCCGGTGGCTATGGAACTTTCAAACAAACCGAATGTAAAGGTGATTTCCATTGGTGGACAAATTGCAAAAGAGGCACAGATAGCCATAGGTGCAAATGCCATCCATAATTTATCCGAAATCAAGGTAGATTATAGCTTTATTGGAACCGGATATGTGGATGCCCTTTATGGGCTTACCGAATTTGATTGGGATATTGTCCAGATTAAAAAGGCGGTTATTAAGGCGTCCAAAAAAACGGTCTTACTATCCATATCAGAAAAACTGAATTCCCAGCACCGTTATAAGACCTGTGACATCAGTAGTATTAACACCATGATTACGGAGCTCGACCCCGATGATAGCATTCTAATACCTTTTAAAAATAACGATGTAACGATATTATAG
- a CDS encoding glycoside hydrolase family 10 protein, translated as MSKYLLPVVVLLLLNSCGIFKSGIPQPRREFRGVWIATVVNIDWPKNGNDAPKKQKTDYLHILDFYQNLNYNAVIVQVRTAGDAFYKSDFAPLSRFLTGEEGKTAQWKEDTLDWMIKEAHNRGMEFHAWFNPYRASFDLKTQVLSPTHDYYMHPEWMLKYGTKYYYNPGIPEVRNRFSEVIQEVVTLYDLDAIHFDDYFYPYKIKNEVFNDSLAFKRYAQQHQTLEDWRRSNVDSLVKNVHQTIKSEKPWVQFGISPFGVWKNKSTDPKGSDTQAGQTTYEDLYADPLLWMQEGWIDYIAPQVYWSMELPVASHKKIVDWWAQNNTRSNLYIGNGAYKVRNNSDQAWNEKKELPNQLKLARNTPAVSGNILFSAKSLMNDNPDVVDYLKKKYYRLPALTPVTPSSKTVEQTIPIIKASFQNDETVQFDLRDTSDWSHALIYKSRKKAKSQYPMKKLIQKTYLDGNTDTLIISKRMISGKHFALTFLDKYGQESEPRMIQIKEISQK; from the coding sequence ATGTCCAAATACCTATTACCAGTTGTAGTTCTTCTACTCCTTAATTCCTGTGGAATTTTCAAATCAGGAATACCTCAACCTAGACGAGAGTTTAGAGGCGTTTGGATTGCCACCGTGGTTAATATTGATTGGCCAAAAAATGGCAACGATGCTCCCAAAAAACAAAAAACCGACTACTTGCATATTTTAGATTTTTACCAAAATTTAAATTACAATGCGGTTATTGTTCAAGTTAGAACCGCAGGTGATGCATTTTATAAATCGGATTTTGCTCCATTGTCCAGATTCCTCACCGGGGAAGAAGGGAAAACGGCACAGTGGAAAGAAGATACCCTGGATTGGATGATTAAGGAAGCCCACAATAGAGGTATGGAATTTCACGCTTGGTTTAATCCGTATAGGGCTAGTTTCGATTTAAAGACCCAAGTTTTAAGCCCTACCCATGATTATTACATGCATCCGGAATGGATGCTCAAATACGGTACAAAATACTATTACAATCCTGGGATTCCCGAGGTAAGGAATAGATTTTCTGAAGTAATTCAGGAAGTGGTTACCCTTTATGACTTAGATGCCATTCATTTTGACGACTATTTCTACCCTTATAAAATAAAAAACGAGGTATTTAATGATTCCCTAGCTTTCAAGAGGTATGCACAGCAGCATCAAACGCTGGAGGATTGGAGGAGAAGCAATGTAGATTCCTTGGTCAAGAACGTACATCAAACCATAAAATCCGAAAAGCCTTGGGTCCAATTTGGAATTAGCCCGTTCGGCGTTTGGAAAAATAAATCCACTGACCCCAAAGGATCGGACACCCAAGCAGGGCAAACAACTTATGAAGATCTCTATGCCGATCCCCTACTTTGGATGCAGGAGGGGTGGATAGATTATATTGCTCCACAAGTATACTGGAGCATGGAGCTGCCGGTAGCCTCCCATAAAAAAATAGTGGATTGGTGGGCCCAAAACAATACTAGGAGTAACTTGTACATCGGCAACGGAGCATACAAAGTGCGAAACAATAGCGATCAAGCCTGGAACGAGAAAAAAGAACTGCCCAACCAATTGAAACTAGCGAGAAATACTCCCGCAGTAAGTGGCAACATTCTCTTCAGTGCAAAATCATTAATGAACGACAATCCCGATGTCGTAGATTACTTAAAGAAAAAATACTATCGCTTACCGGCCCTTACACCAGTAACTCCCTCATCCAAGACAGTTGAACAAACCATTCCAATAATTAAAGCAAGTTTTCAGAATGATGAAACGGTGCAATTTGATCTACGTGATACTAGTGATTGGTCCCATGCCCTAATTTATAAATCCAGAAAAAAAGCCAAATCGCAATATCCCATGAAAAAACTTATCCAGAAAACATATTTGGATGGCAATACGGATACTTTAATTATATCCAAAAGAATGATTTCCGGTAAACACTTTGCCTTAACTTTTTTAGATAAGTATGGTCAAGAATCTGAACCAAGAATGATACAAATAAAAGAAATAAGCCAAAAATGA
- a CDS encoding c-type cytochrome — MKVFFPIYFCVIFIISSSLFQDTSLKESMERGSEIYADFCVTCHLEKGEGVAHVFPPLAQSDYLMQNREASIRGVKFGQQGEIIVNGITYNSAMADLGLEDEEIADVMNYVLNSWGNSSNKMVTTEEVELITE, encoded by the coding sequence ATGAAGGTTTTCTTTCCCATATACTTTTGTGTCATTTTTATTATCAGCTCCTCCCTGTTTCAGGATACCAGTTTAAAAGAGAGCATGGAACGCGGCAGCGAAATTTATGCCGATTTCTGTGTTACCTGCCATCTGGAAAAGGGTGAAGGTGTAGCACATGTTTTCCCTCCGTTAGCACAATCCGATTATTTAATGCAAAACAGGGAAGCCAGTATCCGCGGTGTAAAATTTGGCCAACAAGGAGAAATCATAGTGAATGGAATTACCTATAATAGTGCGATGGCAGATTTAGGTCTGGAAGACGAAGAAATCGCAGATGTGATGAACTATGTATTGAATTCTTGGGGTAATTCTTCGAATAAAATGGTAACGACAGAGGAAGTTGAACTGATTACTGAATAG
- the nagB gene encoding glucosamine-6-phosphate deaminase — protein sequence MKTATAPQKTDITHKPIGQFEETRFEKIHNVIFADSNVASVRVADEIAELIKKKQAQGKTCVLGLATGSSPIRVYEELVRKHKEEGLSFHNVVTFNLDEYLPMERSNIQSYHYFMHEHLFNHVDIPEENIHIPDGTVPFEKAVAYCLSYEKKIKEYGGLDFQLLGIGRTGHIGFNEPGSHYNSGTRVITLDHITRVDAAPAFLGIDNVPRKAITMGIATVRKAKRIILIGWGQNKADIIKKTIEGEISSHVPATYLQNHNNCTFVLDTGAGSELTRNKTPWLVDACEWTEELKAKAIVWLCEETGKTVLSLTDKDYNDNGMADLLSLEDSYDLNIKMFNKLQHTITGWPGGKPNADDTNRPERATPAKKRVIIFSPHPDDDVISMGGTFDRLVEQGHEVHVAYQTSGNIAVSDTDARKYAEIAMYINSSDRAQKLIDSIAQKNESRADSPEVRKLKGNIRRGESYAATRYVGLKDENVHFLDLPFYETGTIKKNNLSEKDISIVMDIITKIKPHQIYAAGDLADPHGTHKVCLDAVLEALDRLASEPFLKDCWLWLYRGAWHEWDINEIEMAVPMSPSQVLKKRNAIFCHQSQKDGVMFQGDDAREFWMRAEERNRDTANKYKALGMASYAAMEAFVRHKFN from the coding sequence ATGAAAACCGCGACAGCGCCACAGAAAACCGACATTACTCACAAACCCATTGGTCAATTTGAAGAAACCCGTTTTGAGAAAATCCATAATGTAATATTCGCTGATTCCAACGTAGCTTCCGTTCGTGTAGCCGATGAAATTGCAGAGCTTATCAAGAAAAAACAAGCACAGGGCAAAACCTGTGTTCTAGGCCTTGCTACTGGCTCCTCACCTATTCGTGTGTACGAGGAATTGGTGCGTAAGCATAAAGAGGAAGGTTTAAGTTTCCATAATGTGGTTACTTTTAATTTGGACGAATATTTGCCCATGGAGCGCAGCAACATCCAAAGCTACCACTACTTTATGCATGAGCATCTTTTCAACCACGTGGACATACCTGAAGAAAATATTCATATCCCGGATGGCACCGTACCTTTCGAGAAAGCTGTTGCGTACTGTTTATCTTACGAAAAGAAAATTAAGGAATATGGCGGGTTGGACTTTCAGTTATTGGGTATTGGACGAACGGGGCATATAGGTTTTAACGAACCGGGGTCCCACTATAATTCAGGAACTAGGGTCATAACATTGGACCACATTACCAGAGTGGATGCTGCACCAGCTTTTTTAGGAATTGACAACGTGCCTAGAAAGGCAATCACCATGGGGATTGCCACCGTTAGGAAAGCAAAAAGAATCATCTTAATTGGATGGGGGCAGAACAAAGCGGATATCATAAAGAAAACTATTGAAGGTGAAATCTCCTCCCACGTGCCAGCGACCTACCTGCAAAATCATAACAACTGCACTTTTGTTTTGGACACAGGCGCGGGCAGTGAACTGACGCGGAACAAAACGCCCTGGCTGGTAGATGCCTGTGAATGGACAGAAGAACTGAAGGCAAAAGCTATTGTCTGGTTGTGTGAAGAAACCGGAAAAACAGTTCTGAGCCTTACCGATAAAGATTACAACGATAATGGAATGGCAGATTTGCTATCCTTGGAAGACTCTTATGATTTGAACATAAAGATGTTCAACAAGTTACAGCATACGATTACAGGATGGCCTGGCGGAAAACCAAATGCGGATGATACCAATAGACCGGAAAGAGCAACGCCAGCCAAGAAGCGTGTCATCATATTTAGTCCACACCCGGATGATGATGTGATTTCTATGGGAGGTACTTTTGACCGACTTGTGGAACAGGGGCATGAGGTACACGTGGCCTACCAAACCTCAGGAAACATCGCGGTATCCGATACCGACGCGAGAAAATATGCTGAAATAGCCATGTATATAAATTCATCGGATAGAGCACAAAAGCTAATTGACTCAATTGCACAGAAAAATGAAAGCAGGGCAGATTCTCCGGAGGTTAGAAAGTTAAAAGGAAATATCAGACGTGGTGAGTCCTATGCCGCTACCCGTTACGTGGGTCTTAAGGATGAGAACGTACACTTCTTGGACCTTCCTTTTTATGAGACGGGAACTATCAAAAAAAATAACCTTTCCGAAAAAGACATATCGATTGTCATGGATATTATCACCAAAATTAAACCGCATCAAATCTACGCAGCCGGGGATTTGGCAGACCCCCACGGCACACATAAAGTATGTTTAGATGCTGTATTGGAGGCTTTGGATAGACTAGCATCTGAACCGTTTTTAAAAGATTGTTGGTTATGGCTCTACAGGGGAGCTTGGCACGAGTGGGATATTAATGAGATAGAAATGGCGGTACCCATGAGCCCCAGCCAAGTATTAAAGAAAAGAAATGCAATATTTTGCCACCAATCCCAAAAGGACGGGGTGATGTTCCAAGGAGACGATGCCAGAGAATTCTGGATGCGAGCCGAGGAGCGTAACAGGGATACCGCAAACAAATACAAGGCTCTTGGTATGGCCTCTTACGCCGCCATGGAAGCATTTGTACGACATAAATTCAATTAA
- a CDS encoding anhydro-N-acetylmuramic acid kinase — MKSYKVLGLMSGTSLDGLDLAYCHIWENEGKWQFEIKETTSITYTEVMQTELKDSIHLSAESLLQLHNTYGIWLGERALDFIKNKNLDVEFIASHGHTSHHRPEMGLTFQLGSGQHLANSSGQKVICDFRSNDLALDGQGAPLVPIGDRLFFSEYDFCLNLGGISNISFEVKDKRIAYDIGLANMILNYIIRKIGLDYDKDGELARTGEINSDMLKRLNDLKYYLLPHPKSIGYEWFIEEVVPIVEDTEDTLQNLLHTSVHHICDKIAQQIKLNSDETKKRLLITGGGAMNSFLIETLKQKLGTQMEVVVPEPILIEFKEALVFALMGVLRVERQINVLRSVTGAKRDSSSGVVYLPN; from the coding sequence ATGAAAAGCTATAAAGTCTTAGGCCTAATGTCCGGGACTTCCTTAGATGGGCTGGACCTCGCCTATTGTCATATTTGGGAAAATGAAGGGAAATGGCAGTTTGAGATTAAAGAAACAACTAGCATTACGTATACCGAGGTTATGCAAACGGAGCTCAAAGATTCTATCCATTTATCGGCTGAGAGTTTGCTGCAATTACATAATACATACGGGATTTGGCTTGGGGAACGAGCTTTGGATTTCATAAAAAATAAAAATCTAGATGTAGAATTTATTGCCAGTCATGGGCACACTTCCCATCATCGACCAGAAATGGGATTGACCTTTCAACTAGGGTCAGGGCAACATTTGGCCAATTCCTCTGGTCAAAAGGTGATTTGCGATTTCAGAAGTAATGATTTGGCTTTGGACGGACAAGGTGCTCCATTGGTGCCTATTGGCGATAGATTATTCTTTAGCGAATATGATTTTTGTCTTAACCTTGGAGGAATCAGTAATATATCGTTCGAAGTAAAAGATAAAAGAATCGCCTATGATATCGGCCTAGCCAATATGATTCTGAATTATATTATAAGAAAAATAGGTCTGGATTACGATAAAGATGGGGAACTTGCCCGGACAGGAGAAATCAATTCAGATATGTTAAAGCGATTGAACGACTTAAAATATTACCTCCTACCCCATCCTAAATCTATTGGGTATGAATGGTTTATTGAGGAAGTGGTCCCTATTGTGGAAGATACAGAGGATACACTGCAAAATCTATTGCACACCTCTGTGCATCACATTTGCGATAAAATAGCGCAGCAAATAAAACTAAATTCCGACGAAACCAAAAAACGGCTTTTAATTACAGGAGGGGGAGCAATGAATTCGTTTCTTATTGAAACATTGAAACAAAAACTGGGAACCCAGATGGAAGTAGTAGTCCCAGAGCCAATTTTAATCGAATTTAAGGAAGCGTTAGTGTTTGCCCTTATGGGAGTGTTACGGGTTGAAAGGCAAATAAACGTGCTGCGTTCGGTTACGGGGGCAAAAAGGGATTCATCTAGTGGAGTGGTTTATTTACCCAATTAG
- a CDS encoding glycoside hydrolase family 3 protein: MSKVFDYNIAKDRLSLKEKLGQLFMPAAFINDSEEEILRLERLIQEQQIGGLCFFHSRASAATNYEGNQQVVYNESSFDTLTSLIERYQAVAKYPLIIAIDAEWGLAMRIENTPQYPYAITLGAIDDAELIFQVGKQIALDCKAAGIHWNLSPVVDININPNNPVIGYRSFGENRELVTKNAIAYVSGTESEGILTSIKHFPGHGDTATDSHLGLPLIDKSKEELLQNELYPFQKLIDKGVDAIMVGHLSVPALADGKRIPSSISEEIIKGTLRKEMGFKGVIISDALNMHAVSKNYPLPGELEWLAFNAGNDVLCFSEHVQEGIETILRNASQEQIEESFERVWKLKVKAFNEHDTSAELDFNKAGALNRKIAEKGITLLKGHDSDIANFRDTDYCTLFLKRFDEHQEQVKILKAVKRMKSEIRDEKQILLLLTPPQMKPTNSFGFLKEEINFINDMINTKQVVLYHYGNPYALQLFNYEDTLATVVVYQDMKEFQDVATAHFLGQFKAKGKMPVTIKSLYHEKL, from the coding sequence ATGAGCAAAGTGTTTGATTACAATATAGCGAAGGACAGACTTTCGTTAAAGGAAAAACTTGGGCAACTATTTATGCCTGCGGCCTTCATTAATGATTCGGAAGAAGAAATTCTCCGGCTGGAACGATTGATACAGGAACAGCAAATTGGAGGGCTTTGCTTCTTTCATTCCCGCGCCAGTGCCGCAACCAACTACGAAGGAAATCAGCAGGTGGTTTATAATGAAAGTAGTTTTGATACCCTTACGTCTTTAATAGAGCGTTACCAAGCAGTGGCCAAATATCCCTTGATAATAGCTATTGATGCGGAATGGGGACTGGCTATGCGCATAGAAAATACACCACAATATCCTTACGCCATTACCCTAGGTGCCATAGATGATGCTGAATTAATTTTTCAGGTAGGCAAACAAATTGCCCTGGATTGCAAAGCAGCAGGGATTCATTGGAACTTATCGCCTGTAGTGGATATAAATATAAATCCGAACAATCCAGTAATAGGATATCGTTCTTTTGGTGAAAATAGGGAGTTGGTAACTAAAAATGCTATAGCCTATGTAAGTGGAACAGAGAGCGAAGGTATTCTCACTAGTATCAAACACTTTCCTGGACACGGAGATACCGCCACGGATTCTCACCTAGGTTTGCCCCTCATCGATAAATCGAAAGAAGAACTGTTGCAAAACGAATTATATCCATTTCAAAAATTAATCGATAAAGGCGTGGATGCTATTATGGTGGGCCACTTATCCGTGCCGGCCTTGGCAGATGGCAAAAGAATTCCTTCTAGTATTTCCGAAGAAATCATTAAAGGAACATTACGAAAAGAAATGGGTTTTAAAGGCGTCATTATCTCCGATGCGCTCAACATGCATGCCGTTTCAAAAAACTATCCGTTGCCGGGAGAATTGGAATGGCTGGCCTTTAATGCCGGAAACGATGTTCTTTGTTTCTCAGAGCACGTTCAAGAAGGAATTGAAACCATACTCAGAAACGCATCTCAAGAACAAATTGAAGAGAGCTTTGAACGTGTATGGAAGTTAAAAGTAAAAGCTTTTAATGAGCACGATACGAGTGCAGAACTTGACTTTAATAAAGCGGGCGCTTTAAACCGTAAAATCGCAGAAAAGGGAATTACACTATTGAAGGGACACGATTCGGATATTGCTAATTTCCGAGATACGGACTATTGTACGCTGTTCTTGAAAAGGTTTGATGAACATCAAGAACAGGTTAAAATTCTTAAGGCTGTAAAAAGAATGAAATCCGAAATTAGGGATGAAAAACAAATCTTGTTGTTGTTGACCCCTCCTCAAATGAAACCAACCAATAGTTTCGGATTTTTAAAGGAAGAAATCAATTTTATAAATGACATGATCAATACAAAGCAAGTGGTGCTCTATCATTATGGTAATCCGTATGCCTTACAACTTTTCAATTATGAAGATACTCTAGCCACAGTGGTGGTTTACCAAGATATGAAGGAATTTCAAGATGTGGCCACTGCCCATTTTTTAGGACAATTTAAAGCTAAGGGTAAGATGCCGGTAACCATTAAAAGTTTATACCATGAAAAGCTATAA